The Pyrus communis chromosome 2, drPyrComm1.1, whole genome shotgun sequence genome includes a window with the following:
- the LOC137725668 gene encoding protein BASIC PENTACYSTEINE4-like isoform X2, whose translation MMAQQQAKEPNALVMNKKIMSIIAERDAAIRERNAALAEKNEALAARDEALRQRDEALAQRDSAMMERDNAYAALHSRDNAVNFPLGGGAPRGAKRMHRPSNHSVTLADAHYSTKDMHITEAYPVSVISTEDVKSRQTKRAKENKASRARQSRKKVGEDLNRQASSDGIKYRSEWDTHDLGLNLVTFDESAMPVPVCSCTGIPRQCYKWGNGGWQSSCCTTHMSMYPLPQMPNKRHARMGGRKMSGNVFTRLLSRLAADGHDLSIPLDLKEYWSRHGTNRYITIK comes from the coding sequence ATGATGGCCCAACAGCAAGCGAAGGAACCAAATGCCTTAGTCATGAACAAGAAGATCATGTCCATCATTGCTGAAAGGGATGCTGCTATTCGAGAACGGAATGCAGCACTTGCTGAAAAGAATGAAGCCTTGGCTGCAAGAGATGAGGCTCTCCGTCAGCGAGATGAGGCACTTGCTCAGCGTGATAGTGCCATGATGGAACGGgacaacgcctatgcagccctTCATTCACGGGATAATGCTGTCAACTTCCCATTGGGTGGTGGGGCTCCACGTGGAGCTAAACGCATGCACCGTCCCTCAAACCATTCAGTTACCCTGGCTGATGCTCATTACAGCACAAAAGATATGCATATAACTGAGGCCTACCCAGTTTCAGTTATATCTACTGAAGATGTCAAGTCACGTCAGACAAAGCGAGCAAAGGAGAACAAGGCATCCAGGGCAAGGCAGTCACGGAAGAAAGTAGGCGAAGATTTAAATAGGCAGGCTTCCTCGGATGGGATAAAGTATAGATCAGAGTGGGATACTCATGATTTGGGTTTGAATCTTGTCACTTTTGACGAGTCTGCAATGCCAGTGCCAGTGTGTTCATGCACTGGAATTCCACGGCAGTGCTACAAATGGGGGAATGGCGGGTGGCAGTCATCTTGTTGCACCACCCATATGTCGATGTATCCACTACCTCAGATGCCAAATAAGCGCCATGCCCGGATGGGTGGACGGAAGATGAGCGGAAATGTTTTTACTAGATTGCTTAGTCGGCTAGCAGCAGATGGTCATGATTTGTCAATACCGCTGGATTTGAAAGAATATTGGTCCAGACATGGGACAAATCGCTACATAACGATCAAGTAG
- the LOC137725668 gene encoding protein BASIC PENTACYSTEINE4-like isoform X1, producing MDDGRQHENGRHKMDYYRGGTAPPWNMMAQQQAKEPNALVMNKKIMSIIAERDAAIRERNAALAEKNEALAARDEALRQRDEALAQRDSAMMERDNAYAALHSRDNAVNFPLGGGAPRGAKRMHRPSNHSVTLADAHYSTKDMHITEAYPVSVISTEDVKSRQTKRAKENKASRARQSRKKVGEDLNRQASSDGIKYRSEWDTHDLGLNLVTFDESAMPVPVCSCTGIPRQCYKWGNGGWQSSCCTTHMSMYPLPQMPNKRHARMGGRKMSGNVFTRLLSRLAADGHDLSIPLDLKEYWSRHGTNRYITIK from the exons atggaTGATGGTCGACAACATGAAAATGGGAGACACAAGATGGACTATTACAGAGGGGGGACAGCACCTCCG TGGAATATGATGGCCCAACAGCAAGCGAAGGAACCAAATGCCTTAGTCATGAACAAGAAGATCATGTCCATCATTGCTGAAAGGGATGCTGCTATTCGAGAACGGAATGCAGCACTTGCTGAAAAGAATGAAGCCTTGGCTGCAAGAGATGAGGCTCTCCGTCAGCGAGATGAGGCACTTGCTCAGCGTGATAGTGCCATGATGGAACGGgacaacgcctatgcagccctTCATTCACGGGATAATGCTGTCAACTTCCCATTGGGTGGTGGGGCTCCACGTGGAGCTAAACGCATGCACCGTCCCTCAAACCATTCAGTTACCCTGGCTGATGCTCATTACAGCACAAAAGATATGCATATAACTGAGGCCTACCCAGTTTCAGTTATATCTACTGAAGATGTCAAGTCACGTCAGACAAAGCGAGCAAAGGAGAACAAGGCATCCAGGGCAAGGCAGTCACGGAAGAAAGTAGGCGAAGATTTAAATAGGCAGGCTTCCTCGGATGGGATAAAGTATAGATCAGAGTGGGATACTCATGATTTGGGTTTGAATCTTGTCACTTTTGACGAGTCTGCAATGCCAGTGCCAGTGTGTTCATGCACTGGAATTCCACGGCAGTGCTACAAATGGGGGAATGGCGGGTGGCAGTCATCTTGTTGCACCACCCATATGTCGATGTATCCACTACCTCAGATGCCAAATAAGCGCCATGCCCGGATGGGTGGACGGAAGATGAGCGGAAATGTTTTTACTAGATTGCTTAGTCGGCTAGCAGCAGATGGTCATGATTTGTCAATACCGCTGGATTTGAAAGAATATTGGTCCAGACATGGGACAAATCGCTACATAACGATCAAGTAG